A genomic window from Gemmatimonadaceae bacterium includes:
- a CDS encoding arylesterase: MDDGRVRVLIIGTSLTAGLGIDPDAAYPAILQQIADSNRLRVHIVNAGLSGETSAGALRRTDWLLRDRPDVVVIETGANDGLRGLEPDTTAANIVGIIAKLRSANPEVRILLAQMEAPPNLGPQYTRRFRDLFLTVAAQEAVTLIPFFLDGVAGVPSLNQADGIHPTEAGARLAARNMWRTLAPVLRQVPGAESR; encoded by the coding sequence ATGGACGACGGGCGGGTCCGCGTGTTGATCATCGGCACCTCCCTGACGGCGGGGCTGGGCATCGATCCAGACGCGGCGTATCCAGCCATCCTGCAGCAGATCGCGGACTCCAACCGGCTCCGCGTGCACATCGTCAATGCCGGCCTCTCCGGCGAGACCTCGGCGGGCGCGCTGCGCCGCACCGACTGGCTGCTGCGCGACCGTCCTGACGTGGTGGTCATCGAGACAGGGGCCAACGACGGCCTGCGCGGCCTCGAGCCGGATACCACCGCCGCCAACATCGTCGGGATCATCGCCAAACTGCGCAGCGCCAATCCGGAGGTGCGCATCCTGCTCGCGCAGATGGAGGCGCCGCCCAACCTCGGGCCGCAGTACACGCGCCGCTTCCGTGACCTCTTCCTCACCGTAGCCGCCCAGGAGGCGGTGACGCTCATCCCCTTCTTCCTCGACGGAGTGGCCGGCGTGCCCAGCCTCAATCAAGCGGACGGAATCCACCCCACCGAGGCGGGCGCACGGCTCGCCGCGCGGAATATGTGGCGGACCCTCGCGCCGGTCCTGCGTCAGGTACCGGGAGCCGAATCTCGATGA
- a CDS encoding ABC transporter ATP-binding protein, with translation MLVARNLTKEYRSGTAPLAVLRDVSFDVPEGAFVAIVGPSGSGKTTLLGLLAGLDQPSRGAVVLDDADLTRLDEDDRAKLRGEKVGFIFQSFQLIPTLTAQENVQVPLELRGRPDASERARDLLERVGLGDRLDHFPTQLSGGEQQRVAIARAFANEPRILFADEPTGNLDGATGAKIVALLDQLNRESGATVVIVTHDLSLAEHAQRVIRLRDGVVVEDRPGQGSPLPAAGAGA, from the coding sequence ATGCTCGTTGCCCGCAACCTGACCAAGGAATATCGCAGTGGCACGGCCCCATTGGCCGTCCTCCGTGACGTGTCGTTCGATGTCCCCGAAGGGGCGTTCGTCGCCATCGTGGGTCCCTCTGGGAGCGGCAAGACGACGCTCCTTGGCTTGTTGGCGGGACTCGACCAGCCGTCCCGCGGTGCGGTGGTGCTCGACGACGCTGACCTGACGCGCCTGGACGAAGACGACCGCGCGAAGCTTCGCGGCGAGAAAGTTGGGTTCATTTTCCAGTCGTTTCAACTTATCCCGACGTTGACCGCCCAGGAGAATGTCCAGGTCCCGCTGGAACTGCGCGGCCGACCGGATGCCTCCGAGCGCGCCCGCGACCTGCTGGAACGTGTCGGCCTCGGCGACCGCCTCGACCACTTCCCCACCCAGCTCTCGGGCGGCGAGCAGCAGCGCGTGGCCATCGCGCGCGCCTTCGCCAACGAGCCCCGCATCCTCTTTGCCGACGAACCCACGGGCAACCTCGACGGTGCCACCGGGGCGAAGATCGTCGCCCTGCTCGACCAGCTGAACCGCGAGTCCGGGGCGACGGTGGTGATCGTCACGCACGACCTCAGCCTGGCCGAGCACGCCCAGCGCGTGATTCGCCTGCGCGACGGCGTGGTGGTCGAGGATCGCCCGGGCCAAGGCTCGCCGCTGCCCGCCGCCGGAGCCGGCGCGTGA
- a CDS encoding ABC transporter permease yields MRAPLTTLFRLAWRESRTARRRLLLYMSSISLGVAALVAIDSFAANVQRSIKEQSRTLMGGDLNLRARQGFTTKADSILDSLATAGFPTAKVTSFASMASAQPSGNTRLTQVRAVGVGFPFYGEVLTEPAGRWAELHDGRYVMVDPSLLVGLDAQVGDSLQIGFTRFEIRAALTNIPGDPGIAATVGPRVFISERHLAATGLLGLGARAEYEAVVKLPEGTRTPIWAAPLRPRFDSLNIRLRTVEEREGDLTDAIQQLARFLSVVGLIALLLGGIGVASGVNAFVQRKIDTVAVLRCLGASSGQVLTIYLVQAAVMGLVGAGAGALLGVGIQFLLPQALGDFLPVDVQVTLVPSALLLGLGIGLWVAIVFALRPLLVLRRVSPLQAIRRDDAALAASRRSDVLTQLTNVGLVASVVVLAVTRAENTMQGLLFAIGVFVSIGMLWGSAVGVSRLTRRLVRPSWPYVLRQGMANLHRPAAQTQAVVLALGFGAFLVTTIILVQANLLRAFDVTAAASRGNLVFFDVQEDQRTGLAALVRDNGHIVVSETPIVTMRFVGANGLDLAGWSERAGVPVRNWAFRREYRSTYRDSTVATETILSGEWFSERALAQGAREVSLERDITAELGVSLGDTLRWDVQGVVVEAVLTSIREVDWGRFEPNFFAVFSPAAIRDAPQQFVTIAAVGSDTAVARLQRESVRRYPNVSSIDLSLVRGTINQIVSKVTLTVRFLALFSLAMGVPVLFSAVAATRRDRLREGVLLKTLGATRAQIGRILLAEYAVLGLLGSLTGMLLAIGGAWALVTFVFEGSFALAPLPALGVATMMTALAVSIGLLTGRDVFRETPMAALRES; encoded by the coding sequence GTGAGGGCACCCCTCACGACGCTCTTCCGCCTCGCCTGGCGGGAGAGTCGCACGGCGCGCCGCCGCCTGCTGCTCTATATGAGCAGCATCTCGCTCGGCGTGGCGGCGTTGGTGGCGATCGACTCCTTTGCCGCCAACGTGCAGCGCTCCATCAAGGAGCAGTCGCGCACGTTGATGGGCGGGGACCTCAACCTGCGCGCGCGGCAGGGATTCACCACGAAGGCCGACTCGATCCTCGACTCGCTGGCGACGGCGGGCTTCCCCACCGCCAAGGTGACGAGCTTCGCGTCAATGGCGTCGGCGCAGCCGAGTGGCAACACGCGCCTGACGCAGGTCCGCGCCGTCGGCGTCGGCTTCCCGTTCTACGGTGAAGTGCTGACCGAACCGGCCGGCCGCTGGGCCGAGCTGCACGACGGCCGCTACGTGATGGTGGATCCCTCGTTGCTGGTGGGGCTCGATGCGCAGGTCGGCGACTCCCTGCAGATCGGCTTCACGCGCTTCGAGATCCGCGCGGCACTCACGAACATTCCCGGCGACCCGGGCATCGCGGCGACGGTGGGCCCCCGCGTCTTCATCTCGGAGCGCCACCTCGCGGCGACGGGTCTGCTCGGGCTGGGCGCGCGCGCCGAGTACGAGGCGGTGGTCAAGCTGCCGGAGGGCACGCGCACGCCGATCTGGGCGGCGCCGCTGCGTCCGCGCTTCGACTCGCTCAACATCCGCCTGCGGACCGTCGAGGAGCGCGAAGGCGACCTCACCGACGCCATCCAACAACTGGCGCGCTTTCTCTCCGTCGTCGGGCTCATCGCGCTGCTGCTCGGCGGCATCGGCGTGGCCAGCGGCGTCAACGCGTTCGTGCAGCGCAAGATCGACACCGTCGCCGTGCTCCGCTGCCTCGGAGCCTCGAGCGGACAGGTGCTGACCATCTATCTCGTGCAGGCCGCGGTGATGGGACTGGTGGGCGCCGGGGCCGGCGCGCTGCTGGGCGTCGGCATCCAGTTCCTGCTGCCGCAGGCGCTTGGGGACTTCCTGCCCGTGGACGTGCAGGTGACGCTCGTGCCGTCTGCCCTGCTGCTCGGGCTCGGCATCGGGCTGTGGGTGGCGATCGTGTTTGCGCTGCGGCCGCTGCTGGTGCTGCGCCGCGTGTCGCCGTTGCAGGCCATCCGGCGTGATGACGCGGCGCTGGCTGCTTCGCGGCGCTCGGATGTCCTGACGCAGCTCACCAATGTCGGCCTGGTCGCCAGCGTCGTCGTGTTGGCCGTGACGCGCGCCGAGAACACGATGCAGGGCCTGCTGTTCGCGATCGGCGTGTTCGTGAGCATCGGGATGCTCTGGGGCAGCGCGGTGGGCGTGTCGCGCCTCACGCGGCGCCTCGTGCGTCCGAGCTGGCCCTACGTGCTGCGGCAAGGGATGGCCAACCTCCACCGGCCGGCGGCGCAGACGCAGGCGGTGGTGCTGGCCCTGGGCTTCGGCGCGTTCCTCGTCACGACGATCATCCTCGTGCAAGCCAACCTGCTACGGGCCTTCGACGTGACGGCGGCCGCCTCGCGCGGCAACCTCGTGTTCTTCGACGTGCAGGAGGACCAGCGCACGGGCCTCGCCGCGCTGGTGCGGGACAACGGGCACATCGTCGTGAGCGAGACACCGATCGTGACGATGCGCTTCGTCGGGGCCAACGGACTGGACCTCGCCGGCTGGTCCGAGCGTGCCGGGGTGCCAGTCCGCAACTGGGCGTTCCGGCGCGAGTATCGCTCCACCTACCGCGACTCGACGGTCGCCACCGAGACGATCCTCTCGGGCGAGTGGTTCAGCGAGCGGGCGCTGGCGCAGGGCGCGCGCGAGGTCTCGCTCGAGCGCGACATCACCGCCGAGCTCGGCGTCAGCCTCGGCGACACCCTGCGATGGGACGTGCAGGGCGTGGTGGTCGAGGCCGTGCTCACCAGCATCCGTGAGGTGGACTGGGGCCGCTTCGAGCCGAACTTCTTCGCCGTGTTCAGCCCGGCCGCCATCCGCGATGCACCGCAGCAGTTCGTCACCATCGCCGCCGTCGGCAGCGACACGGCGGTCGCGCGGCTGCAGCGCGAGTCGGTGCGGCGCTACCCGAACGTGTCCAGCATCGACCTCTCGCTGGTGCGCGGGACCATCAATCAGATCGTCAGCAAGGTCACGTTGACGGTGCGTTTCTTGGCGCTGTTCTCGTTGGCGATGGGCGTGCCGGTGCTGTTCAGCGCGGTGGCGGCCACCCGCCGCGACCGCCTTCGCGAGGGCGTGCTGCTCAAGACGCTCGGCGCCACGCGGGCGCAGATCGGGCGCATCCTGCTGGCGGAGTACGCGGTGCTGGGCCTGCTCGGCAGCCTGACGGGGATGCTGCTGGCCATCGGAGGTGCCTGGGCGCTGGTGACCTTCGTGTTCGAGGGCAGCTTCGCGCTGGCGCCACTCCCGGCACTGGGCGTCGCGACGATGATGACGGCGCTGGCGGTGTCGATTGGCCTGCTTACCGGCCGCGACGTGTTTCGCGAGACGCCGATGGCCGCCCTGCGCGAGAGCTGA